One genomic segment of Arachis duranensis cultivar V14167 chromosome 4, aradu.V14167.gnm2.J7QH, whole genome shotgun sequence includes these proteins:
- the LOC107484171 gene encoding probable sulfate transporter 3.3, with amino-acid sequence MEHNNNNNIILHSHCVEVAMEEVHHVVAPPHKSTFQKLKARLKETFFPDDPLRQFKGQPLKTKFVLGAQYFFPILQWGPNYTFQLFKSDLIAGLTIASLAIPQGISYAKLANLPPIVGLYSSFVPPLVYAVLGSSRDLAVGPVSIASLVLGSMLRQEVSPTTDPLLFLQLAFTSTFFAGLFQASLGILRLGFIIDFLSKAILIGFMAGAAIIVSLQQLKSLLGITHFTKQMGLVPVMTSVFHNVHEWSWQTILMGICFLMLLLLARHISIRKPKLFWVSAGAPLVSVIISTILVFAFKGQNHGISVIGKLQEGINPPSWNMLRFHGSHLGLVIKTGIITGILSLTEGIAVGRTFAALRNYKVDGNKEMMAIGFMNVVGSFTSCYVTTGAFSRSAVNNNAGAKSAVSNVVMSVTVMVTLLFLMPLFQYTPNVVLGAIIVTAVIGLIDIPAACLIWRIDKFDFIVMLTAFFGVIFISVQQGLALAVGLSTFKILLQITRPKTVMLGKIPGTDIYRNLHQYKEAVRVPGFLILSIEAPINFANITYLNERTLRWIEDEEDNKKEYSSLQFVILEMSAVSAIDTSGISLFRDLKAALEKKGIELVLVNPLAEVIEKLKRVDEANEFIPAQNLFLTVGEAVASLSTAMKNQSTIPEGAHTIMPHY; translated from the exons aTGGAacataacaataacaacaatattATTTTGCATTCTCATTGTGTAGAAGTGGCAATGGAAGAAGTGCACCATGTTGTGGCTCCACCACACAAGAGCACCTTCCAGAAgctcaaggctaggctcaaggaaACATTCTTCCCTGATGATCCTTTGAGGCAATTCAAGGGACAACCTTTGAAGACCAAATTTGTTCTTGGAGCTCAATATTTCTTCCCTATTCTTCAATGGGGTCCTAATTATACCTTCCAACTCTTCAAATCTGACCTTATCGCTGGCCTCACCATTGCAAGTTTGGCCATCCCTCAG GGAATCAGTTATGCAAAGCTTGCAAACCTTCCTCCAATTGTGGGACTAT ATTCTAGCTTTGTTCCTCCACTTGTTTATGCTGTGCTTGGAAGCTCAAGGGACCTAGCTGTAGGACCAGTTTCAAttgcttctcttgttcttgGATCCATGTTGAGGCAAGAAGTGTCTCCAACAACAGaccctcttctctttcttcagcTTGCTTTCACTTCTACCTTCTTTGCTGGTCTCTTTCAAGCTTCTCTTGGGATTCTAAG GCTTGGGTTTATCATTGACTTTTTATCAAAGGCCATACTTATTGGTTTCATGGCTGGAGCAGCTATAATTGTTTCACTGCAACAACTTAAGAGCCTCCTTGGAATCACACATTTCACTAAACAAATGGGCCTGGTTCCTGTTATGACTTCTGTCTTTCACAATGTTCATGAG TGGTCATGGCAAACAATACTAATGGGAATTTGCTTCTTGATGCTACTATTACTGGCAAGACACATT AGTATAAGAAAACCAAAACTTTTCTGGGTCTCAGCTGGTGCTCCTCTTGTATCTGTTATCATCTCAACTATCTTGGTTTTTGCATTTAAGGGCCAAAACCATGGCATCAGTGTG ATTGGAAAACTGCAAGAAGGAATAAATCCTCCTTCTTGGAACATGTTGCGGTTTCATGGAAGTCACCTAGGCCTTGTCATAAAAACTGGGATTATCACAGGCATTTTATCCCTCACC GAAGGAATTGCAGTAGGAAGAACATTTGCAGCTCTCAGAAACTACAAAGTAGATGGTAATAAAGAAATGATGGCCATTGGATTCATGAATGTGGTTGGCTCCTTCACTTCCTGCTATGTTACAACAG GTGCATTCTCTCGCTCAGCGGTTAATAACAATGCCGGGGCGAAATCAGCCGTGTCGAATGTAGTGATGTCTGTGACAGTCATGGTGACCCTCCTTTTCCTTATGCCATTGTTCCAATACACGCCTAATGTTGTGTTGGGTGCAATCATAGTCACGGCGGTGATCGGTCTCATTGATATCCCTGCTGCTTGCCTCATCTGGAGGATCGACAAATTCGATTTCATTGTTATGTTGACTGCATTCTTTGGTGTTATTTTCATCTCTGTCCAGCAAGGACTTGCTCTCGCA GTTGGATTATCAACATTTAAGATCTTACTGCAAATTACAAGGCCTAAAACAGTTATGTTGGGAAAGATACCAGGGACAGACATATATAGAAATCTTCATCAGTATAAGGAAGCTGTGAGAGTACCTGGTTTTCTCATTTTAAGCATTGAGGCTCCCATCAATTTCGCTAACATAACATACCTCAATGAAAG GACGTTACGATGgattgaagatgaagaagacaACAAAAAGGAATACTCAAGCCTTCAATTTGTGATCCTGGAAATGTCAG CTGTGAGCGCCATCGACACAAGTGGAATTTCACTTTTCAGGGATTTGAAAGCAGCATTGGAAAAGAAGGGAATTGAG CTTGTGCTGGTGAATCCACTCGCCGAGGTCATAGAAAAGCTGAAAAGAGTAGATGAAGCCAACGAATTCATACCAGCACAAAATCTGTTCTTGACAGTTGGAGAGGCCGTAGCTTCACTTTCAACAGCAATGAAAAACCAATCAACCATCCCAGAGGGAGCACACACAATTATGCCACATTACtga
- the LOC107484172 gene encoding transcription termination factor MTERF6, chloroplastic/mitochondrial, whose translation MEISGTHNGSSMMWFFKDRGFDDNSIHGIFRKCKRLESVQKERAKENWEYLRAIGIQERKIPSIVSKCPKILALDLNEKIVPMVECLRTLGTKPHEVTSAIAKFPHILSHSVEEKLCPLLAFFQALGIPEKQIGKVILINPRLISYSIETKLKEIVDFLVSLGLDKDGMIGKVIMKFPFIMGYSVNKRLRPTSEFLRSIGLSELDLQAVAMNFPAILSRDAKKALVPNYDFLKKCGFQDPQISALVVGFPPILIKSIQNSLEPRIRFLVDVMGRQVDEVIDYPCFFRHGLKRRLESRHKLLKQRNLDCSLSEMLAYNQKKFNMKFGLLELSN comes from the coding sequence ATGGAAATCAGTGGCACCCACAATGGGAGTAGCATGATGTGGTTCTTCAAGGATCGAGGGTTTGATGATAACAGCATACATGGAATCTTCAGAAAGTGCAAACGCCTAGAGAGTGTTCAGAAAGAGAGAGCAAAGGAGAATTGGGAATACTTGAGAGCCATTGGAATTCAAGAGAGGAAGATTCCTTCCATTGTTTCGAAATGCCCCAAGATCCTGGCCCTGGACCTCAACGAGAAGATTGTCCCCATGGTTGAGTGTCTCAGGACACTAGGAACAAAACCCCATGAagtcacctctgccattgccaAGTTCCCTCACATACTCTCGCACAGCGTCGAAGAGAAGCTCTGTCCCCTCTTGGCATTCTTTCAGGCATTAGGCATACCTGAGAAGCAAATTGGGAAAGTGATACTGATCAACCCTCGGCTTATCAGCTACAGCATCGAAACAAAGTTGAAAGAGATTGTGGACTTCCTTGTTAGCCTTGGTCTTGATAAAGATGGAATGATTGGAAAAGTCATAATGAAGTTCCCGTTTATAATGGGTTATAGTGTTAACAAGAGGCTCCGGCCGACTTCAGAGTTTCTGAGGTCGATAGGCCTAAGTGAGTTAGATCTTCAGGCTGTAGCTATGAACTTCCCTGCAATCTTAAGTAGAGATGCAAAAAAGGCTTTGGTGCCCAATTATGATTTCTTAAAGAAATGTGGATTTCAAGACCCACAAATATCTGCTTTGGTTGTTGGTTTTCCTCCTATCTTGATCAAGAGCATACAGAATTCTTTAGAGCCAAGGATTAGGTTTTTAGTGGACGTGATGGGGAGACAAGTCGATGAAGTCATTGATTATCCTTGCTTCTTTCGTCATGGCCTCAAAAGAAGGTTAGAGTCGCGGCACAAACTTCTAAAGCAGCGGAACCTAGATTGTAGCTTGAGTGAAATGCTGGCCTATAATCAGAAGAAGTTCAACATGAAGTTTGGCTTGTTAGAATTGAGTAACTAA